A single Accipiter gentilis unplaced genomic scaffold, bAccGen1.1, whole genome shotgun sequence DNA region contains:
- the LOC126037143 gene encoding electroneutral sodium bicarbonate exchanger 1-like produces the protein MLGVCSVMGLPWFVAATVLSITHVNSLKVESDCSAPGEQPKLLGIREQRVTGLLIFVLMGCSVFFTSVLKFIPMPVLYGVFLYMGVSSLRRIQFFDRLKLFWMPAKHQPDFIYLRHVPLRKVHFFTAIQLTCLVLLWTIKVSRAAIIFPMMVLALVFVRKAMDFCFSKRELSFLDDLMPERKKKLDDARNEAGEEDEESRRAMEAAAAASSVQLNVGKTSDVNTPKQSSDGTDPSEIVILDEMSQMTVWKALTLKTETL, from the exons atgctcggggtgtgctctgtgatggggctgccctggtttgtggctgcgaccgtcctgtccatcacccacgtgaatagcctcaaagtagagtctgactgctcagctccaggagaacaacccaagttgctggggatacgagagcagagagtcactggcttgctgatctttgtgctcatgggctgctctgtcttcttcacttccgtgttaaag tttataccaatgcctgtgctttatggcgtctttctctacatgggtgtgtcgtcgctcagaagaattcag ttctttgatcgcttgaagctgttttggatgccagcgaaacaccagccggatttcatctacctgcggcacgtgcccttgcgaaaggtgcatttcttcacggcgatccagctgacctgcctcgtcctgctctggaccatcaaggtgtcccgtgccgccatcatctttcccatgatg gttttggctctcgtatttgtccggaaagcgatggatttctgcttctcaaagcgagagctcagctttctggatgaccttatgccagaaaggaagaagaagttggacgatgccagaaatgaagctggagaagaagacgag gagtccaggagggccatggaagctgctgctgctgcaagttcagttcagctgaacgtggggaagaccagtgacgtgaataccccaaagcaaagcagtgacgg gactgatccttctgagattgttatcctggatgaaatgtcacaaatgaccgtatggaaggctctcactttgaagacagaaaccctttga